In Macrobrachium nipponense isolate FS-2020 chromosome 36, ASM1510439v2, whole genome shotgun sequence, a genomic segment contains:
- the LOC135203611 gene encoding autophagy-related protein 101-like: MNANTQVLELAVEGRQVDEAVLSLFHTLLFHRSTGKFHYKNDDTYAVGTIGFQDVDCDFIDFTYVRCSSEELDRYIRREVSGFCEAIRAHDAPSNGSVALEFYQRKRGRWPFASENIPWEIWTLRINVVSLNNESERQVWREKVGETLGEKLLHITDSLNKYDFIPSPPNQAEIDLIYDTAYSDVQPFLFKVNYNVPPSSNPSATTTFKKLLRDTLALT; encoded by the exons ATGAATGCTAACACGCAGGTCTTGGAGCTC GCTGTGGAGGGGAGACAGGTGGATGAAGCAGTTTTAAGCTTGTTCCACACCCTACTATTCCACCGATCTACAGGAAAGTTCCACTATAAAAATGATGATACATACGCAGTAGGCACCATTGGCTTCCAAGATGTTGACTGCGATTTCATTGATTTCACTTAT GTACGGTGTTCATCAGAAGAGCTGGATAGATATATTCGCCGTGAAGTGAGTGGCTTCTGTGAAGCCATTAGAGCCCATGATGCGCCCTCCAATGGCTCT GTTGCTTTGGAATTCTATCAGAGGAAAAGGGGCCGTTGGCCATTTGCTTCAGAGAACATTCCCTGGGAAATTTGGACTCTGAGAATAAATGTAGTATCTCTGAATAATGAAAGTG aacGTCAAGTGTGGAGAGAGAAGGTGGGTGAAACCTTAGGGGAGAAGCTGTTACACATAACAGACTCCCTGAATAAGTACGACTTCATTCCTTCACCACCCAACCAAGCAGAAATTGATCTCATATATGACACTGCTTATTCAGATGTTCAGCCATTCCTCTTCAAA gtCAACTACAACGTACCCCCCTCAAGCAACCCATCAGCCACCACAACCTTTAAGAAACTACTTCGTGACACTCTTGCCCTCACCTAA